One window of the Corvus moneduloides isolate bCorMon1 chromosome 10, bCorMon1.pri, whole genome shotgun sequence genome contains the following:
- the RBP2 gene encoding retinol-binding protein 2: MPADYNGTWEMETNENFEGYMVALGIDFATRKIAKHLKQTKEIVQNGDNFKTKTLSTFRNYDLDYTVGVEFEEHTKGLDNRVVKSLVTWDGDKLVCVQKGEKNNRGWKHWIEGDILHLELTCEDQVCHQTFKKKN; the protein is encoded by the exons ATGCCTGCCGATTACAATGGGACGTGGGAAATGGAAACCAATGAAAACTTTGAAGGCTACATGGTTGCTTTAG GTATTGATTTTGCAACTCGTAAGATTGCAAAACACTTGAAACAAACAAAGGAGATTGTTCAAAATGGagacaattttaaaacaaaaacactcAGTACTTTCAGAAACTATGATCTGGATTACACTGTGGGAGTGGAGTTTGAAGAACACACCAAGGGACTGGATAACCGAGTGGTGAAG AGCCTGGTGACTTGGGATGGTGACAAATTGGTCTGTGTTCAGAAAGGTGAAAAGAATAACAGGGGCTGGAAGCACTGGATTGAAGGAGACATCCTGCATCTG GAACTGACATGTGAAGACCAGGTGTGCCATCAGACATTTAAGAAGAAGAACTAA